AGGCTGGCCAAGAAAACTGCCAGAGGGATGACGATGTCGGGCCAGTTCTCGGCCAGCCAGGAAAGGGCCGTCTTCATCGGGTGCCCTGCCGGCCCTGCCCCTGGAGCCGCGCCAGGAACTCCTGGACCTCCGCTGGTGACCTCAGGAAATAGCGGGCCTGGCTACCGGGGTTTGCCTCCCCCACGAAGATGGAGATGCCGTTGCCTTTCTCTACCACCCTGAAGCCGTCCTCGTCGGTCAGGTCGTCCCCCAGGAAAACGGCCAGCACTTTGCCCTTGTGGAAAGGCCTCTGGTACTTCTCCAAGAGCAGGGCGATGGCCCGCCCCTTGTCCCAGGCTATTGCCGGCCTTACCTCCAGGACCTTCTTGCCCGAGGTGGCCCTCACCTTCCCCAGGGAACGGGCAGCATCAATGATGCGCTCAAAGATGGTCCATACCTCTTCGGCCTTATCTTCTGCCACCAGGCGGTAGTGGATGCTCAAGGTGAGCCCCTTGTCCTCCACCAGGACGCCTCTCACCGGGGCCAGGGCCCGGCTCAGCACCTGGTGGAGAACGCGGAGGATGGGCTTTACCTCCTCTGCGAGGGGGTTGACGAAGCTCACCCCGGGCCCTTCTATCTCCAGGCCATGGTTACCCGCATAGACAATGCCCCTCACCCCCACTTTCCCCTGGAGGTCCCCCAGGGCCCGGCCGCTGATTATGCCCACGGTAAAGTGCCTCTGGCGGGCCAGGGCCCGCAGGAGCTCCCGGGTCTCCTCTGAGAGTTCCGCCAGCTCGGGCCTCTCCACAATGGGGGTAAGGGTGCCATCGTAGTCGCTGAGGAGGAGGACATGCCTGGCTTCCTTGAGCCGCCTGCCGATATCCTGCCAGGCAGAGAAG
This DNA window, taken from Chloroflexota bacterium, encodes the following:
- the otsB gene encoding trehalose-phosphatase, which produces MEHVFSAWQDIGRRLKEARHVLLLSDYDGTLTPIVERPELAELSEETRELLRALARQRHFTVGIISGRALGDLQGKVGVRGIVYAGNHGLEIEGPGVSFVNPLAEEVKPILRVLHQVLSRALAPVRGVLVEDKGLTLSIHYRLVAEDKAEEVWTIFERIIDAARSLGKVRATSGKKVLEVRPAIAWDKGRAIALLLEKYQRPFHKGKVLAVFLGDDLTDEDGFRVVEKGNGISIFVGEANPGSQARYFLRSPAEVQEFLARLQGQGRQGTR